The following nucleotide sequence is from Borreliella spielmanii.
TTGACGAGGAGAGTAGTCAGATTGATTGTCTTAGGCCTAGCAATATTCCTATTGCTATAATTTATGAGGATTCTAATATTATTGTTTTAAATAAGCCACAAGGAATTTTAAGTCATCCTGGAATATCGCATTGGGATGATACTGTTGTGAATTTTCTTTTATACCATATAAAAGGATTGAAAATTAATTTTAATGAAGAAAAAATTCGACCCGGAATTGTTCATAGATTAGACAAAGATACTTCTGGAGTGTTAATTTGTGCGAAAAACATTAGTACTTTAAGGTTTTTAGCGCAGCAGTTTAAAGATAAAAGGATAAATAAAGTCTACATTGCAATTGTTAAGGGCAATTTTAATAGTTTTATTGGAAGTATTGAATCTTTTATAGATAGAGATAAATACAATAGGAAAAAATTTAGTGTTTCTAAAGATAAAGGCAAAAAAGCATTAACAGAATATAAATTATTACTCAATTTTGGGGGATATTCCCTTTTAGCTTTAAAACCTAAAACTGGTCGTACACATCAATTGAGAGTTCATATGAAATATCTTAATTTTCCAATATTAGGAGATGATGTTTATGGCAGAGTAGATAGCAGTTTTAAAAAAATAACTTTGATGCTTCATTCTTATAAGCTTGAAATTGATGTTGGAAATGGAAGTAAATCTTTTAGGAAATTCATTTCTGAATTTCCTAAAAGATTTGTTATTTTTTTGTCAAATTTTTACAAAAGTGACGAATTGAATTTAATTATTGATAATTTGGTTCTCTTGTTAAAAGATTTTTAATTTAAAATTTCTTGTTTTTCTTGTTTTAATGAAATTGAATTAGTTATTATTTTTCCTCCAGTAATTTCATTAGTGTTAATAATGGTAATGAAACAATTTGGATCAACTTTTTGTGATATATACTTAATTCTTGACAAACGCATTATTGGGACTACTATAAATACTATGGTTTTTTCTGTCCCTGCCCAAGCTCCTTTTCCACTTATTAATGTAGCAGCTAATTTTAGCTTGTTTGTAAGAAGATAAGCAATTTCTTTTCCTTTATCCGAAATGATTAATATTGCTTTTTGATTGCCAAATCCGCTGCTTGTTTTGTCTGTCATGATAGATGTTACAAATGATGCTATTAGTGTATAAAGAGCGATTTCAATATTAAATAAAAAGGATGCAAGTATTAATACTACTAAATTAACTATGAAGTTTGTTGTTCCAATACTAATTGAATATTTTTCTTTAATTATCATTGCAATTATATCTGATCCTCCTGAAGACCCTTTACCTTTAAACACTAGCCCAAGCCCGAGCCCAGAAATAAGGCCAGCTAATATTGATACAAGCATCATATCGTTAAGATG
It contains:
- a CDS encoding RluA family pseudouridine synthase, which translates into the protein MIRLKREFTVKENALRLDLYLSNNLEGFTRSQIKRRNVEAFKKNNGKFFKIKLSKPVFKDDEMLIEFDEESSQIDCLRPSNIPIAIIYEDSNIIVLNKPQGILSHPGISHWDDTVVNFLLYHIKGLKINFNEEKIRPGIVHRLDKDTSGVLICAKNISTLRFLAQQFKDKRINKVYIAIVKGNFNSFIGSIESFIDRDKYNRKKFSVSKDKGKKALTEYKLLLNFGGYSLLALKPKTGRTHQLRVHMKYLNFPILGDDVYGRVDSSFKKITLMLHSYKLEIDVGNGSKSFRKFISEFPKRFVIFLSNFYKSDELNLIIDNLVLLLKDF
- a CDS encoding YitT family protein, whose translation is MKKKKKISCRRIKKKLKLLFIILAKKIKTITKNPKLIFDSTIQIALGSTLMAISTNILYIPHGLLSGGIGGISLMLHYLASFNLGWTIFALNIPLFLIGIKFLNITFIIQSWIAMGLYSIIINYSQFLQSKIHLNDMMLVSILAGLISGLGLGLVFKGKGSSGGSDIIAMIIKEKYSISIGTTNFIVNLVVLILASFLFNIEIALYTLIASFVTSIMTDKTSSGFGNQKAILIISDKGKEIAYLLTNKLKLAATLISGKGAWAGTEKTIVFIVVPIMRLSRIKYISQKVDPNCFITIINTNEITGGKIITNSISLKQEKQEILN